AATCCCTCGTGTTTGAAGTGGGGTGATGACCATGGGGAGCCTCCTTAAGATCCAGATACCCCACGATGAGCTTCACAGGCGCCTTGGCGGGGGAATCCCGGCGGGGAGCATAGTCCTGATAGAGGGGGACAGGGGGACGGGTAAGTCTATATTCTCCCAGAGGCTTCTCTACGGCCTTTTGAAGAACGACCACACGGCGACCTACGTTTCCAGTCAGTACACCACCCCCGAATTCATAAACCAGATGGAGTCCCTCGGTTACAGCATAATTCAGGAGCTGATAAAAAGACGACTAATGTTCGTCTCCCTCTACCCCCTGCTTGTCGGGGTCTCCGACAGGAGAAAGTTCCTCTCAAGGTTTGTCGGCGAGCCCAGACTGTGGAAGAGCGATGTCATGATTATCGATTCCCTCTCGGCGCTTCTTCCCCCGGAGCTGGACATGGAGGAGATACGGGCGTTCTCACTGCACCTTAAGAGGCTGAGCTCCCTCGGGAAGGTCACTATAATGACCGTAAACCCCTCCGACATAGACCCGGAGTTCCTGAAAATCCTGGAGGAGGCGTCGAGCCTTCTCATCAGGCTCAGTGTGAAGGTCTTTGGGGGAGACCTGAAGAACTCGGCCACCATAGTGAAGTACAACAACGCGATGGGGATCTTCCAGAAGATAATACCCTTCAGGGTTGAGCCGAGGGTTGGATTCATAGTCGAGATCGCCGCGGTGGTGTGACATGCCCGTTGGGAAGAACGTCAGCGACAGCATCGAAGCTGCAATGGCCCGGAATCCTCATTTGAGAACGTACATAGACCGGTTCGTCAAAAAGACGGGCAAGTTTCCAGAATTCTATCCCCAGCTCAGCAGGGAGATGAAGGACATAAAGTATCCAAACATAATCTATCCGGTAGGGGATCCTATATTTATCCACATCTACGGCGATATAAACACCGAGAGGAGGTACATAGTTGTAGAGCCGAGGATAACCGGTCCGGAGGAAGAGAAGAAGTACGACATCCTTAAGGACAAGATACTGGAGCTCGCACCGGAGAAGAGAATCCCAGAGGACAGTGAAGAGTTCGAGCGCTTTCTGGATGACCTCATGGACGAGGCGCTTGGGAAGATTGGCAGAGGACTGTTCAGCCGCAAGAGGGTCTCGTTCACCGCGGAAGAGGTTGCAAAGTTCCGCTATCTCCTGAAGAGGGATATCGTTGGCATTGGGCCCCTCGAACCTCTCATGCGCGACCCCTACATAGAGGACATCCACATAATAGGCGCTAACTACGTCTCGCTCATCCACAAGATCTTCGATGCGATGGAGACCAACATAACCTTTGGCGACAACCTCCGATTGGCCGACTACTTCAAAAACCTCAGTGAGAGGATGGGAAGGCCGGTCAGCGACAAAAACCCCATCGTTGACGGAACCCTGCCGGACGGCTCGCGTATCAACATCATCTATTCGCCCGACGTTAGCATCCAGGGTCCGAGCGCAACCATCCGTAAGTTCTCGGCGACACCTCTCAGCGTCGTTCAGCTCGTCAAGTGGAACACCTTCTCCGCGGAGGTGGCTGCCTACCTCTGGCTGGCCCTTGAATACGGCATGAGTATATTCGTCTGCGGTGAGACGGCGAGCGGAAAGACCACAACGCTCAACTCGATAATCCCTTTCATCAAACCTGACGCCAAGATATACACCGCGGAGGACACGCCGGAGGTTGTAGTGCCCCACAAGAACTGGCAGAGGCTCACCACAAGGGAGCGCGGCCCGGAAGAGAGCAGGGTTACGCTCTTCGACCTACTCAAAGCGGCCCTGCGTTCAAGACCAAACTACATCGTCGTCGGTGAGATCCGTGGAGCAGAGGGTGCCATAGCCTTCCAGGCCATGCAGACGGGACATCCTGTTATGGCAACGTTTCACGCCGGCGATATAAGAAAGATGATACAGCGATTCACGGGTGCCCCCATAAACATCCCCGTCACTTTTATCGACAACCTCAATATAGCCCTCTTCCAGCAGGCCGTTTACGTCCGCGGCAGGTTCCTGAGGAGGGTTCTGAGCGTTGTTGAGATTGAGGGCTACTATGAGGAGCTCGGTGGCGTTGCAACGAGGAACGTCTTCGAGTGGGATTCAGTAACGGACAGGCACATCTTCCGTGGGATGAACAACTCGTACATCCTGGAGAGGAAGATAGCCGAAGTTGCAGGCTATGAGGATCCCAAGGAGATATACAACGAGCTCTTCCTGAGGGCGCGGATAATCAAGAGGATGGCGGAGCTAGGGATAACGGACTACCACGCCGTGCACCGCGAAATCAAGGCGTTCTACGAGAAGGGAATCGAGGGACTGAGCTTCAGGCTGTGAGGTGGTGGAATGCCGGGAGAGAAGGCTGGAGTGCTGGCGCAGTCCGGCATCACGATGCATGAGTACTTCAGGAAAGTGCTCCTGCCCAGCCTGGTTGGTGCCATGGCACTCTTCGCCGCGGTCTTAGTGCTCAAGAGTTTTGTTACCCTCTCAAACGTGATAACCTTTGCTCTGTACGCGATTCCACTCCTGCCCCTGATATACGCTGTGGGATATCCGTATGCCAAGATAAGCAACAAGAGGGTGCAGATAAACTCGAAGATCCCGTACTTTGCCACGTACTTCGCGGTTCTCTCTACGAGCGACGTCAGCAGGAGCGAGCTGGTCTGGAACCTCGCCACGGAAAAGATACTCGAACCTATAGCCAGCGACATGAAGAAGGTGTACTACCTCATCGCAAAGCTCCACAGGGGGATGCCTGAGGCCCTGAGGTTTCTGGCCAGGAGGACACCCAGCAAGGTCTTCGCGGACTTTCTGGACAGGCTTGCATATTCCCTCGACAGCGGTGTTGAGCTCAGGGACTATCTCCTTCAGGAGCAGAAAACAGTTATGGACGACTACGAGACCTTCTACGAGGGAACCCTCTACGACCTGGACGTCTTTAAGGAGGTGTACTCCTCCCTGATAATCTCTGTTGTCTTTATGGTGACTTTCATAATCATCGGCCCGATACTGACCGGCCAGGACATCGTCAGCCTGAGCGCCTTCATGTTCGTGCTCGTTCTTGCCACTGAGATTGGAATAATGCTCGTCATAAAGTACAGGATGCCTGAGGACAAGATATGGGCCGACTACGCCATGACCTCCGAGAGGAAGGCCCGGTTCATTAAAGCTGCCTTGATATCCTTCGCAGGAAGTGCCGTCGCGGCTATCGTTGTTGTTCTCGTTATACGGCCGAGATTCAACATTCCTCCCCTCATCCAGGTGGCCATAATACTCTCTCCATTCATGTACCTTGGCAAGGTTCTGGAGAAGGAGGAAAAGGCCATTCTGGTAAAGGACGAGAACTTTCCGGCATTCATGAGGAGCCTCAGCTCGTCTCTGGCCGCGAGCGGCGCTGCGCTCCCTCTCGTGCTCAAGTATCTCAGCTCCCACGACTTCGGAGTCCTCACAAGGGATATACGGAACCTCTACCGCAGGGTGTCCATGAGGATAGACAACAGCAAGTCCTGGCGCTACTTTACGATAGACACCGGAAGCTGGCTGATAGGTATCTTTTCGGAGATATTCAACAAGAGCATAAAACTCGGTGCCGAGCCGGACTACGTTGGAATGGTCATCTCAAGGAACTTTGAGCGTCTGATAAGGCTCAGGAGAAAGCGTGCACAGACAGTTGCCAGCTTCAGGGGGGTTATTTATGGAATAACTGGTGCCTTTGCATTCTCCGTCGCGGCGGCCTTTCAGGTTGCGGTTTACATGAACCAGCTCTTTTCGAACTTGACCATTCAGGGGGACTTCCTCCAGAACATAATATTCGTTCCCTCCAAGAGCGGTCTTGAGATAACGAACTACATCCTGATTGTGATACTGATAACCCACTGCCTCCTCTCCGCGCTCTCTATAAAGTTTGCGGACGGGGGCCATATCGGGATTACTGTCTACTACTTTGTTGTCCTCGTGTGGCTGGCAGCGCTTGGCCAGTACATAGGAACCGCTGTAATGGGGAAGATGATGACCTTTTCCTCCCTCTCGGCGGTTTTGATAGGCACCCTGGGGGTGATGCCATGAGGAAACTGCTTGTTCTTGTCCTGACCCTCATTCTGCTACCCGGGGCCGCGGCCAGTTCATCAATAAGTGGGTGGCTGGCTTTTCCGCTCAAAATGGGGCCGGAGAGCGGCGAGGTTTTAGTCAAGGACATATCACTCAAGGATGGCTCGGTGCTGGCGTATCCTAGCGGCGTGGGCATGCGTGTTGTTCCCATCGGCGACCGTATCATGTGGGATGACTATTCGTTCGCCCTTTACGACGTCATATACACGCCCGAGGCCACGTACCTGAACACAACCTACGAGTTTCCATACCTCCTGGAGGGCAAGAGGCTCATCGCGGGTGAATACGAACTGCTCCTAAAGTCCGTGAGCGAGAATGGGGGGATTTTGCAGATAACCCGCGGGAACACCTCGAAGGAGATTAACTGTCCCTCCGGGAAGGAGGTCTCCTTTGACAACCTAAGGATATCGCTGACGCCGATGCCGATTCTCTTCGACGGATATCTGAGAAGGGGTCAGAACGTATCGGTCGGTGAGTGGAACGTTGTGTTCTACAACTACACGGTCTCCTCTCAGAACGGCCAGCTGACGGAGATAATTGACCTCCGTGTCAACGGCAGGCAGTATCTAGCCGAACCTGGAGATACGATAGACACGGGGAGTCTGGTTATAAACGTCGGTGAACTGGTAGGCTCGGAGTACCTCAAAGCCCCCATAAGGTTGAAGGGCGCCTACATCCGTGTTAGGGTCCTGCCTTCCTTTGATGGATGGTTTAGAGAGGGGAAAACGGAAAAGCTAGGTCCCTACATTCTCAGGATAGACAAGGTGTTCAACGACGGTGCCTACATCTCGATAATGAATCCCTGTGGCAGGGTCATCAAGTCGGGCTTTATATCCGTGGGCAATTTCTCATCGGGACTCTACTACGGCGGCCTTCTCCTGGGAGCGACGGCCTTCAGAAAGCGTGACGGGGCTATAGAACTCCACGTGGTTGCGTTCATAGACGAGGCCAGACTGCCAAAGGTAACCGATGTGGCACTCCTCAACGTTTCATTCATTGCTCCGAACAACGCCACGCAGTTTACCCCATTCGACGCGGAGGTCATAATAAAGAACGAGGGACCGAGCGATCTAAGGTACGTCGAGCTGAACATCGACCTCTCGAACGGGTTCCGCATCTTAAACGATTACCCGAGATATCTGGAGGAGCTTCCGAGGGGCAAGACGGTTGAAGTTCCCCTCAGGATACTTCCTGAGAAAGCGGGGAACCTGGCCCTCGGCAGTGTGGTGGTTGTCGGCCACGCTCCTTACGCCCTTTCCTGCTACGGCGCAGAACAGGTAAGCTTCAGCTCCGAGAGACGGGAGATAGAGGTAGCCCCCGCCGAGATTAACTACCGCATCGTGGTGTCGGCACCGAACGGTACCGTTGGCTCAAGGATTCCCGTAAACGTGACCGTGGTAAACACCGGAAACACCGAGCTTTCTTTCACTATCACCCTTGCCCTTCCCAGCGGTTTTGGTTCAATAGCTGAGAACTTCACTGCCTATGGAAAGTGGCTGACGAAAACGGACACACTGGCCCCGAACGAAAGCCGTGTGTACTCTATCACCGCAATCCCGCTGGTTCCCGGTCAATATGAAATCAGAGCCGGGGTTGAGAGCCACGGGAGGGTGTTCTACAACTCCACCACCATAACGGTGGAGGAGAACTCTCCAGCGCCGGCTCCCGGAAACGCCTCAGTATTGAAAAACACCAACTCAACCTGTGAGCCGAAAGTGGTCACGAAGATAATAAAAGTGCCCGTGCCCAGCAACGAGAGCAACACAACCGTCACGCCCTCCGAGAAAGGGATTTCTCTGAAAGAAAAGCTCATCTACATCGGAGGCTCCTTTGTGGGCGGGATCGTGTTTATCCTGCTCCTCGCGTGGATAGCCGCCAGGATGGAGGAAAGGTAAACCCAAAGCTTTAACTTACTTCTCGACCA
This window of the Thermococcus thermotolerans genome carries:
- a CDS encoding type II/IV secretion system ATPase subunit, whose amino-acid sequence is MPVGKNVSDSIEAAMARNPHLRTYIDRFVKKTGKFPEFYPQLSREMKDIKYPNIIYPVGDPIFIHIYGDINTERRYIVVEPRITGPEEEKKYDILKDKILELAPEKRIPEDSEEFERFLDDLMDEALGKIGRGLFSRKRVSFTAEEVAKFRYLLKRDIVGIGPLEPLMRDPYIEDIHIIGANYVSLIHKIFDAMETNITFGDNLRLADYFKNLSERMGRPVSDKNPIVDGTLPDGSRINIIYSPDVSIQGPSATIRKFSATPLSVVQLVKWNTFSAEVAAYLWLALEYGMSIFVCGETASGKTTTLNSIIPFIKPDAKIYTAEDTPEVVVPHKNWQRLTTRERGPEESRVTLFDLLKAALRSRPNYIVVGEIRGAEGAIAFQAMQTGHPVMATFHAGDIRKMIQRFTGAPINIPVTFIDNLNIALFQQAVYVRGRFLRRVLSVVEIEGYYEELGGVATRNVFEWDSVTDRHIFRGMNNSYILERKIAEVAGYEDPKEIYNELFLRARIIKRMAELGITDYHAVHREIKAFYEKGIEGLSFRL
- a CDS encoding ATPase domain-containing protein — its product is MGSLLKIQIPHDELHRRLGGGIPAGSIVLIEGDRGTGKSIFSQRLLYGLLKNDHTATYVSSQYTTPEFINQMESLGYSIIQELIKRRLMFVSLYPLLVGVSDRRKFLSRFVGEPRLWKSDVMIIDSLSALLPPELDMEEIRAFSLHLKRLSSLGKVTIMTVNPSDIDPEFLKILEEASSLLIRLSVKVFGGDLKNSATIVKYNNAMGIFQKIIPFRVEPRVGFIVEIAAVV
- a CDS encoding COG1361 family protein; this translates as MRKLLVLVLTLILLPGAAASSSISGWLAFPLKMGPESGEVLVKDISLKDGSVLAYPSGVGMRVVPIGDRIMWDDYSFALYDVIYTPEATYLNTTYEFPYLLEGKRLIAGEYELLLKSVSENGGILQITRGNTSKEINCPSGKEVSFDNLRISLTPMPILFDGYLRRGQNVSVGEWNVVFYNYTVSSQNGQLTEIIDLRVNGRQYLAEPGDTIDTGSLVINVGELVGSEYLKAPIRLKGAYIRVRVLPSFDGWFREGKTEKLGPYILRIDKVFNDGAYISIMNPCGRVIKSGFISVGNFSSGLYYGGLLLGATAFRKRDGAIELHVVAFIDEARLPKVTDVALLNVSFIAPNNATQFTPFDAEVIIKNEGPSDLRYVELNIDLSNGFRILNDYPRYLEELPRGKTVEVPLRILPEKAGNLALGSVVVVGHAPYALSCYGAEQVSFSSERREIEVAPAEINYRIVVSAPNGTVGSRIPVNVTVVNTGNTELSFTITLALPSGFGSIAENFTAYGKWLTKTDTLAPNESRVYSITAIPLVPGQYEIRAGVESHGRVFYNSTTITVEENSPAPAPGNASVLKNTNSTCEPKVVTKIIKVPVPSNESNTTVTPSEKGISLKEKLIYIGGSFVGGIVFILLLAWIAARMEER
- the flaJ gene encoding archaellar assembly protein FlaJ yields the protein MPGEKAGVLAQSGITMHEYFRKVLLPSLVGAMALFAAVLVLKSFVTLSNVITFALYAIPLLPLIYAVGYPYAKISNKRVQINSKIPYFATYFAVLSTSDVSRSELVWNLATEKILEPIASDMKKVYYLIAKLHRGMPEALRFLARRTPSKVFADFLDRLAYSLDSGVELRDYLLQEQKTVMDDYETFYEGTLYDLDVFKEVYSSLIISVVFMVTFIIIGPILTGQDIVSLSAFMFVLVLATEIGIMLVIKYRMPEDKIWADYAMTSERKARFIKAALISFAGSAVAAIVVVLVIRPRFNIPPLIQVAIILSPFMYLGKVLEKEEKAILVKDENFPAFMRSLSSSLAASGAALPLVLKYLSSHDFGVLTRDIRNLYRRVSMRIDNSKSWRYFTIDTGSWLIGIFSEIFNKSIKLGAEPDYVGMVISRNFERLIRLRRKRAQTVASFRGVIYGITGAFAFSVAAAFQVAVYMNQLFSNLTIQGDFLQNIIFVPSKSGLEITNYILIVILITHCLLSALSIKFADGGHIGITVYYFVVLVWLAALGQYIGTAVMGKMMTFSSLSAVLIGTLGVMP